One Glycine max cultivar Williams 82 chromosome 6, Glycine_max_v4.0, whole genome shotgun sequence DNA segment encodes these proteins:
- the LOC100780478 gene encoding CBL-interacting serine/threonine-protein kinase 5 isoform X1, producing MEECHTVFGKYEMGRLLGKGTFAKVYYGKQISTGENVAIKVINKEQVRKEGMMEQIKREISVMRLVRHPNVVEIKEVMATKTKIFFVMEYVRGGELFAKISKGKLKEDLARKYFQQLISAVDYCHSRGVSHRDLKPENLLLDEDENLKISDFGLSALPEQLRYDGLLHTQCGTPAYVAPEVLRKKGYDGSKADIWSCGVVLYVLLAGFLPFQHENLMTMYNKVLRAEFEFPPWFSPDSKRLISKILVADPSKRTAISAIARVSWFRKGFSSLSAPDLCQLEKQEDAVTVTVTEEENNSKVPKFFNAFEFISSMSSGFDLSGLFESKRKTATVFTSKCSAAAIVAKIAAAARGLSFRVAEVKDFKIRLQGAAEGRKGRLAVTAEVFEVAPEVAVVEFSKSAGDTLEYAKFCEEDVRPALKDIVWTWQGDATCAANVPACHGQYSNMTDGNTNSYGETENQQGGRHFQMTKIQLQASNTNRY from the coding sequence ATGGAAGAGTGTCACACGGTGTTCGGAAAGTACGAGATGGGGAGGCTTCTCGGCAAGGGGACGTTTGCCAAAGTGTATTACGGGAAGCAAATAAGCACGGGCGAGAACGTGGCAATCAAAGTGATCAACAAAGAGCAAGTGAGAAAAGAAGGAATGATGGAACAGATCAAACGTGAAATCTCCGTGATGCGTTTGGTGCGACACCCAAACGTGGTGGAAATCAAGGAAGTGATGGCCACAAAGACAAAAATCTTCTTCGTCATGGAATACGTGCGTGGCGGGGAACTCTTCGCCAAAATCTCCAAAGGCAAACTCAAAGAAGATCTCGCCCGCAAGTATTTTCAGCAGTTAATCAGTGCCGTTGATTACTGCCACAGCAGAGGAGTATCCCACCGTGATCTCAAACCAGAGAATCTTCTCCTCGACGAAGACGAAAACCTTAAAATCTCCGATTTCGGTCTCTCTGCGCTGCCGGAACAGCTTCGTTACGATGGGCTCCTCCACACACAGTGCGGCACCCCTGCCTACGTGGCACCCGAAGTGTTAAGAAAAAAAGGCTACGATGGTTCCAAAGCTGATATCTGGTCATGCGGCGTCGTTTTGTATGTTCTTCTCGCTGGCTTTCTTCCTTTCCAACACGAGAATCTCATGACGATGTATAACAAAGTTCTCAGAGCCGAGTTTGAGTTTCCACCGTGGTTTTCGCCTGATTCGAAGAGGCTAATCTCCAAGATTCTAGTGGCGGATCCCTCGAAGAGGACCGCGATTTCCGCCATAGCTCGCGTGTCGTGGTTCCGGAAGGGCTTTTCTTCGCTTTCCGCGCCGGACTTGTGTCAGTTGGAGAAACAAGAAGATGCCGTTACGGTTACGGTTACGGAGGAAGAGAATAATTCCAAGGTCCCCAAGTTCTTCAACGCGTTCGAGTTTATTTCTTCGATGTCTTCCGGGTTTGATCTCTCGGGGCTGTTTGAGAGTAAGCGGAAGACAGCGACGGTGTTCACGTCGAAGTGTTCGGCGGCGGCGATTGTGGCGAAGATTGCGGCGGCGGCGCGGGGGCTGAGTTTCCGCGTGGCGGAGGTTAAGGACTTCAAGATCCGGCTGCAGGGCGCGGCGGAGGGGAGGAAAGGGAGGCTGGCGGTCACGGCTGAGGTGTTCGAGGTGGCGCCGGAGGTCGCCGTTGTTGAGTTTTCGAAGTCCGCCGGCGACACGTTGGAATACGCGAAGTTCTGTGAGGAGGACGTGAGGCCCGCGCTGAAGGACATTGTTTGGACGTGGCAAGGGGATGCCACGTGTGCTGCTAACGTTCCCGCCTGTCACG
- the LOC100780478 gene encoding CBL-interacting serine/threonine-protein kinase 5 isoform X3 has protein sequence MEECHTVFGKYEMGRLLGKGTFAKVYYGKQISTGENVAIKVINKEQVRKEGMMEQIKREISVMRLVRHPNVVEIKEVMATKTKIFFVMEYVRGGELFAKISKGKLKEDLARKYFQQLISAVDYCHSRGVSHRDLKPENLLLDEDENLKISDFGLSALPEQLRYDGLLHTQCGTPAYVAPEVLRKKGYDGSKADIWSCGVVLYVLLAGFLPFQHENLMTMYNKVLRAEFEFPPWFSPDSKRLISKILVADPSKRTAISAIARVSWFRKGFSSLSAPDLCQLEKQEDAVTVTVTEEENNSKVPKFFNAFEFISSMSSGFDLSGLFESKRKTATVFTSKCSAAAIVAKIAAAARGLSFRVAEVKDFKIRLQGAAEGRKGRLAVTAEVFEVAPEVAVVEFSKSAGDTLEYAKFCEEDVRPALKDIVWTWQGDATCAANVPACHGERARQRSNICIKINECLQQGVYIIAN, from the coding sequence ATGGAAGAGTGTCACACGGTGTTCGGAAAGTACGAGATGGGGAGGCTTCTCGGCAAGGGGACGTTTGCCAAAGTGTATTACGGGAAGCAAATAAGCACGGGCGAGAACGTGGCAATCAAAGTGATCAACAAAGAGCAAGTGAGAAAAGAAGGAATGATGGAACAGATCAAACGTGAAATCTCCGTGATGCGTTTGGTGCGACACCCAAACGTGGTGGAAATCAAGGAAGTGATGGCCACAAAGACAAAAATCTTCTTCGTCATGGAATACGTGCGTGGCGGGGAACTCTTCGCCAAAATCTCCAAAGGCAAACTCAAAGAAGATCTCGCCCGCAAGTATTTTCAGCAGTTAATCAGTGCCGTTGATTACTGCCACAGCAGAGGAGTATCCCACCGTGATCTCAAACCAGAGAATCTTCTCCTCGACGAAGACGAAAACCTTAAAATCTCCGATTTCGGTCTCTCTGCGCTGCCGGAACAGCTTCGTTACGATGGGCTCCTCCACACACAGTGCGGCACCCCTGCCTACGTGGCACCCGAAGTGTTAAGAAAAAAAGGCTACGATGGTTCCAAAGCTGATATCTGGTCATGCGGCGTCGTTTTGTATGTTCTTCTCGCTGGCTTTCTTCCTTTCCAACACGAGAATCTCATGACGATGTATAACAAAGTTCTCAGAGCCGAGTTTGAGTTTCCACCGTGGTTTTCGCCTGATTCGAAGAGGCTAATCTCCAAGATTCTAGTGGCGGATCCCTCGAAGAGGACCGCGATTTCCGCCATAGCTCGCGTGTCGTGGTTCCGGAAGGGCTTTTCTTCGCTTTCCGCGCCGGACTTGTGTCAGTTGGAGAAACAAGAAGATGCCGTTACGGTTACGGTTACGGAGGAAGAGAATAATTCCAAGGTCCCCAAGTTCTTCAACGCGTTCGAGTTTATTTCTTCGATGTCTTCCGGGTTTGATCTCTCGGGGCTGTTTGAGAGTAAGCGGAAGACAGCGACGGTGTTCACGTCGAAGTGTTCGGCGGCGGCGATTGTGGCGAAGATTGCGGCGGCGGCGCGGGGGCTGAGTTTCCGCGTGGCGGAGGTTAAGGACTTCAAGATCCGGCTGCAGGGCGCGGCGGAGGGGAGGAAAGGGAGGCTGGCGGTCACGGCTGAGGTGTTCGAGGTGGCGCCGGAGGTCGCCGTTGTTGAGTTTTCGAAGTCCGCCGGCGACACGTTGGAATACGCGAAGTTCTGTGAGGAGGACGTGAGGCCCGCGCTGAAGGACATTGTTTGGACGTGGCAAGGGGATGCCACGTGTGCTGCTAACGTTCCCGCCTGTCACG
- the LOC100780478 gene encoding CBL-interacting serine/threonine-protein kinase 5 isoform X2, which produces MEECHTVFGKYEMGRLLGKGTFAKVYYGKQISTGENVAIKVINKEQVRKEGMMEQIKREISVMRLVRHPNVVEIKEVMATKTKIFFVMEYVRGGELFAKISKGKLKEDLARKYFQQLISAVDYCHSRGVSHRDLKPENLLLDEDENLKISDFGLSALPEQLRYDGLLHTQCGTPAYVAPEVLRKKGYDGSKADIWSCGVVLYVLLAGFLPFQHENLMTMYNKVLRAEFEFPPWFSPDSKRLISKILVADPSKRTAISAIARVSWFRKGFSSLSAPDLCQLEKQEDAVTVTVTEEENNSKVPKFFNAFEFISSMSSGFDLSGLFESKRKTATVFTSKCSAAAIVAKIAAAARGLSFRVAEVKDFKIRLQGAAEGRKGRLAVTAEVFEVAPEVAVVEFSKSAGDTLEYAKFCEEDVRPALKDIVWTWQGDATCAANVPACHDGNTNSYGETENQQGGRHFQMTKIQLQASNTNRY; this is translated from the coding sequence ATGGAAGAGTGTCACACGGTGTTCGGAAAGTACGAGATGGGGAGGCTTCTCGGCAAGGGGACGTTTGCCAAAGTGTATTACGGGAAGCAAATAAGCACGGGCGAGAACGTGGCAATCAAAGTGATCAACAAAGAGCAAGTGAGAAAAGAAGGAATGATGGAACAGATCAAACGTGAAATCTCCGTGATGCGTTTGGTGCGACACCCAAACGTGGTGGAAATCAAGGAAGTGATGGCCACAAAGACAAAAATCTTCTTCGTCATGGAATACGTGCGTGGCGGGGAACTCTTCGCCAAAATCTCCAAAGGCAAACTCAAAGAAGATCTCGCCCGCAAGTATTTTCAGCAGTTAATCAGTGCCGTTGATTACTGCCACAGCAGAGGAGTATCCCACCGTGATCTCAAACCAGAGAATCTTCTCCTCGACGAAGACGAAAACCTTAAAATCTCCGATTTCGGTCTCTCTGCGCTGCCGGAACAGCTTCGTTACGATGGGCTCCTCCACACACAGTGCGGCACCCCTGCCTACGTGGCACCCGAAGTGTTAAGAAAAAAAGGCTACGATGGTTCCAAAGCTGATATCTGGTCATGCGGCGTCGTTTTGTATGTTCTTCTCGCTGGCTTTCTTCCTTTCCAACACGAGAATCTCATGACGATGTATAACAAAGTTCTCAGAGCCGAGTTTGAGTTTCCACCGTGGTTTTCGCCTGATTCGAAGAGGCTAATCTCCAAGATTCTAGTGGCGGATCCCTCGAAGAGGACCGCGATTTCCGCCATAGCTCGCGTGTCGTGGTTCCGGAAGGGCTTTTCTTCGCTTTCCGCGCCGGACTTGTGTCAGTTGGAGAAACAAGAAGATGCCGTTACGGTTACGGTTACGGAGGAAGAGAATAATTCCAAGGTCCCCAAGTTCTTCAACGCGTTCGAGTTTATTTCTTCGATGTCTTCCGGGTTTGATCTCTCGGGGCTGTTTGAGAGTAAGCGGAAGACAGCGACGGTGTTCACGTCGAAGTGTTCGGCGGCGGCGATTGTGGCGAAGATTGCGGCGGCGGCGCGGGGGCTGAGTTTCCGCGTGGCGGAGGTTAAGGACTTCAAGATCCGGCTGCAGGGCGCGGCGGAGGGGAGGAAAGGGAGGCTGGCGGTCACGGCTGAGGTGTTCGAGGTGGCGCCGGAGGTCGCCGTTGTTGAGTTTTCGAAGTCCGCCGGCGACACGTTGGAATACGCGAAGTTCTGTGAGGAGGACGTGAGGCCCGCGCTGAAGGACATTGTTTGGACGTGGCAAGGGGATGCCACGTGTGCTGCTAACGTTCCCGCCTGTCACG